GTGGAGGGAAATTTCATCTTCTAAAACTTAAAAACGGAAAATATCCGTCAAATCCATCTGTTCAGGAAGTAGTCAAAGAAGAAACTTCAAGAGATAGCGCAAAGGTTTTAGATATTGATGGGAAAAAGTTGGAAAAGTATTCGTTTTAAAAACACAAAACCCAACAGATTTTGACAAATTTTATTAATTTGTCTTAGAGAAATTTTTTATTAATCTATAAATTGACATAAGTAAGCCAGCTCCGAAAAATAATATTCCACTATAGCCAATAATCATTTTGATTAATTTAGGGCCTTTTTTAAATTCTTCAGGATGTAGAACCAGAAACACAGAATTTAAGACAAATATTAAACATCCAAAAAGCATAGCAATATTCGTTTTAAACGTACTCTGATTTGTGTCAATTTTCCTTTCTTTTATGAGATAATAGATATAGCCTAATCCACCAAAGAAAAGAATGGCATTGATATATTTAATTCTGTTTTTGACTACAACATCCTCAGAAAACTCTAACTGTGGATTTATAAATGAATCGATTAGTAGATAAATACCAAATACTGTAAATAAAATAAATATGGTATAAAGAAAGTAATTTTTAGTTTTTGACATAAATTGTTTTTCAGTCATTAAATTTAAATAAAAACCCGACAAGTTTTAAAAACCTGTCGGGTTTGCTATATAAATTAATTTTAGAATTTTCTAAAATTCAAATTCTCCAATGAGAATTTTACTGTCACTTTCACGTTTGTTTTCTTTCTGACTTTGGAAAACTGCAATTTTTCGCTCTTGTCTTCCATCAGAATAATACAAGTATACTTCTG
This genomic window from Flavobacterium sp. 9 contains:
- a CDS encoding STM3941 family protein, with the translated sequence MSKTKNYFLYTIFILFTVFGIYLLIDSFINPQLEFSEDVVVKNRIKYINAILFFGGLGYIYYLIKERKIDTNQSTFKTNIAMLFGCLIFVLNSVFLVLHPEEFKKGPKLIKMIIGYSGILFFGAGLLMSIYRLIKNFSKTN